The Lysinibacter cavernae genome has a window encoding:
- a CDS encoding GntR family transcriptional regulator, which translates to MARDEKPAPVTPSLTDHVAANIRNKLVSGELVPGQQLSETSLSESLQISRNTLRETFRMLTHEGLLVHVPNRGVFVATPSLAAIIDIYRVRRIIECQAIVLAPPRHPASQRMRAAVESAITSQAAADWLSVGTANMEFHSAVVALADSERLDRLYRNISAELRLAFGMLDDPEFLHEPYIGLNQDILELFEAGQAEAAAKALDDYLVQSERTVLAAYARYAAAAV; encoded by the coding sequence ATGGCTCGAGACGAGAAACCGGCACCGGTAACCCCCTCCCTCACCGATCACGTTGCGGCAAATATCCGCAACAAACTGGTCAGCGGAGAACTCGTGCCCGGACAGCAACTCTCCGAAACCTCACTGAGCGAAAGCCTCCAAATCTCGCGAAACACGCTCCGCGAAACCTTCCGCATGCTCACCCACGAGGGCCTGCTCGTGCACGTGCCAAACCGTGGCGTTTTCGTGGCAACGCCATCCCTCGCCGCCATTATTGACATCTATCGCGTGCGCCGCATCATCGAATGCCAGGCCATCGTGCTCGCGCCCCCTCGACATCCAGCAAGCCAGCGGATGCGGGCGGCGGTCGAAAGCGCCATCACGTCGCAGGCAGCGGCCGACTGGCTGAGCGTTGGAACGGCAAACATGGAGTTCCACTCGGCCGTAGTCGCCCTCGCCGACAGCGAGCGCCTCGACCGGCTCTACCGCAATATCTCGGCCGAGCTCAGACTCGCGTTCGGAATGCTAGACGACCCCGAGTTCCTGCACGAGCCCTATATTGGGCTCAACCAGGACATCCTCGAACTCTTCGAGGCGGGACAGGCAGAAGCCGCGGCAAAGGCCCTCGACGATTACCTCGTGCAGTCCGAGCGCACCGTGCTCGCGGCGTATGCGAGGTATGCCGCCGCCGCGGTGTAA
- a CDS encoding NRAMP family divalent metal transporter, protein MTPAQNAPETAETTDGSSVEGVGQQAAGFARARKASLIGAIFMMATSAIGPGFITQTATFTATMGAAFAFGILASILIDFIVQLNIWRIVTVTGKRAANLANEAIPGSGYVLAVLVIFGGLVFNIGNTAGAGLGLNAMLGLDPKIGGAISALIAVAIFLAKRASIAVDRVMIGLGIVMILLTVYVAIVSGPPVGEALRQTVWPDEINFATITTIVGGTVGGYITYAGAHRLLDSGTAGVDNIKQVSKAALNGILVTGVMRYILFLAILGVVASGVVIDTSGSGANPAAQAFQAAAGEFGLRAFGLVLWAAGITSVIGAAYTSISFITVFNKKITERGRNLATVVFILVSLGIYLIVGTAPAALLVFAGGFNGLILPIGLTIFMYVGWFRGDLMNGYRYPRWLLVLGTLVTGLTWYMGVVSVVPIFAFLGVS, encoded by the coding sequence ATGACACCCGCCCAGAACGCTCCCGAAACGGCTGAAACAACCGACGGTTCCTCAGTAGAAGGCGTCGGCCAGCAAGCCGCCGGTTTTGCTCGTGCCCGCAAAGCATCCCTGATTGGGGCCATCTTCATGATGGCCACCTCGGCCATCGGCCCAGGCTTTATTACCCAGACCGCAACGTTTACCGCAACGATGGGCGCGGCGTTTGCCTTCGGCATCCTCGCCTCGATCCTCATCGACTTCATCGTGCAGCTCAACATCTGGCGCATCGTCACGGTCACTGGCAAGCGCGCCGCGAACCTCGCCAACGAGGCGATCCCTGGCAGCGGTTACGTGCTCGCCGTGCTCGTCATCTTCGGCGGGCTCGTGTTCAACATCGGAAACACCGCAGGCGCCGGGCTCGGTCTCAACGCCATGCTTGGGCTCGACCCGAAGATTGGCGGCGCGATCAGCGCGCTCATCGCGGTGGCCATCTTCCTCGCGAAGCGCGCCAGCATCGCGGTTGACCGGGTCATGATTGGCCTCGGCATCGTCATGATCTTGCTGACGGTCTACGTCGCAATCGTGTCGGGCCCCCCGGTTGGTGAGGCCCTTCGACAGACCGTCTGGCCGGACGAGATCAACTTCGCCACCATTACCACCATCGTTGGTGGAACCGTTGGTGGCTACATCACCTACGCTGGCGCCCACCGCCTGCTCGACAGCGGAACGGCCGGCGTCGACAACATCAAGCAGGTTTCGAAGGCTGCGCTGAACGGCATTCTCGTGACCGGCGTGATGCGTTACATCCTGTTCCTCGCGATCCTCGGCGTTGTGGCGAGCGGCGTTGTCATCGACACGTCAGGCAGCGGAGCAAACCCAGCAGCACAGGCCTTCCAAGCAGCGGCTGGCGAGTTTGGACTCCGTGCGTTTGGGCTTGTGCTCTGGGCCGCCGGCATCACGAGTGTGATCGGCGCCGCCTACACCTCGATCTCGTTCATCACGGTGTTTAACAAGAAGATCACCGAGCGCGGCCGCAACCTGGCAACGGTTGTCTTCATCTTGGTCTCGCTCGGGATCTACCTGATTGTTGGCACGGCCCCCGCCGCCCTGCTCGTGTTCGCCGGTGGGTTCAACGGGCTCATCCTGCCCATCGGACTCACAATATTTATGTATGTTGGATGGTTCAGGGGCGACCTCATGAACGGTTACCGCTACCCGCGCTGGCTGCTTGTGCTCGGAACCCTGGTTACCGGGCTCACCTGGTACATGGGCGTTGTTTCGGTTGTGCCGATCTTCGCCTTCCTCGGCGTCAGCTAA
- a CDS encoding LamB/YcsF family protein, producing MNSTTASAAGLRRIDLNSDLGEGFGRWSLGDDAAMLSIVSSANVACGFHAGDPAAILDTVRAARDNGVAIGAHVAYRDLAGFGRRNMDVDSRDLIADVVYQIGALKGLAAAAGATVSYVKPHGALYNTIAHDERQATDVVKAIREVDPSLVLMGLAGSTVLRIGEEAGLRCVAEAFADRAYTPEGVLVSRREAGSVLHDAEQVAERMLQLVTEGTVTAIDGSVARVQADSICVHGDTEGSVAMARRVREVLTEAGIEIRSFIEGHNSGTANGGNK from the coding sequence ATGAACAGCACAACAGCCAGCGCTGCTGGACTTCGCCGAATTGACCTGAACAGTGACCTCGGTGAGGGCTTTGGCCGGTGGTCGCTTGGCGACGACGCCGCCATGCTCAGCATCGTGTCGAGCGCCAACGTTGCCTGCGGGTTTCATGCCGGCGACCCCGCCGCGATTCTGGACACCGTCCGCGCGGCCCGTGACAACGGCGTTGCCATCGGTGCCCACGTTGCGTACCGAGACCTGGCCGGTTTTGGCCGCCGCAACATGGATGTTGACAGTCGCGACCTGATCGCGGATGTTGTCTACCAGATCGGCGCGCTCAAAGGCCTCGCCGCCGCGGCGGGCGCCACCGTGAGCTACGTCAAGCCACACGGCGCGCTGTATAACACCATCGCCCACGACGAGCGGCAGGCCACCGATGTGGTGAAGGCCATCCGCGAGGTTGACCCGAGCCTCGTGCTCATGGGGCTGGCCGGTTCAACCGTGCTGCGGATTGGAGAGGAGGCAGGGCTGCGCTGCGTTGCCGAGGCCTTCGCCGACCGGGCCTACACACCGGAGGGCGTGCTGGTTTCCCGCCGAGAGGCTGGCTCGGTGCTGCACGACGCCGAACAGGTGGCCGAACGGATGCTGCAGCTCGTGACAGAGGGCACCGTCACCGCCATCGACGGGTCCGTTGCGCGCGTGCAGGCCGACTCGATCTGCGTGCACGGCGATACGGAGGGCTCGGTAGCCATGGCCAGGCGCGTGCGTGAGGTGCTGACCGAGGCCGGCATCGAGATCCGCTCGTTTATCGAGGGGCACAACTCAGGCACCGCAAACGGAGGCAACAAATGA
- a CDS encoding putative hydro-lyase translates to MTAVADARIAAVTAAREARAMYRSGFVAPTAGIAPGMTQANMISLPKDWAYDFLLYAQRNPKACPVLDVSDPGSHSTMLADGADLRTDIPLYRVWRDGELAEEVTDASAAWAEHPDLVTFLIGCSFTFETPLLEAGIEVRHITDGTNVPMYRTNRQCRPAGRFKGEMVVSMRPIQADRVADAATISGRFPSVHGSPVHVGEPALLGINDLAAPDFGDAVRIEPGEVPVFWACGVTPQAAVMASGVPFAVTHAPGYMFVTDVADSTYHV, encoded by the coding sequence ATGACCGCAGTAGCAGACGCCCGAATCGCCGCTGTCACGGCCGCGCGCGAGGCACGAGCCATGTACCGATCAGGGTTTGTCGCGCCAACCGCAGGCATCGCGCCAGGCATGACCCAGGCAAACATGATTTCGCTCCCGAAGGACTGGGCCTACGATTTCCTGCTCTACGCCCAGCGGAATCCAAAGGCCTGCCCTGTGCTTGACGTGTCGGACCCTGGTTCGCACAGCACCATGCTTGCCGATGGCGCTGACCTGCGCACCGACATCCCCCTCTATCGCGTGTGGCGCGACGGCGAGCTTGCCGAAGAAGTCACCGATGCGTCGGCAGCGTGGGCGGAGCATCCCGACCTCGTGACCTTCCTCATCGGCTGCAGCTTCACCTTCGAAACGCCGCTGCTTGAGGCCGGAATTGAGGTGCGGCACATCACCGACGGCACCAACGTTCCCATGTACCGCACCAACCGCCAGTGCCGCCCGGCCGGGCGGTTCAAGGGCGAGATGGTGGTCTCGATGCGCCCGATTCAGGCGGATCGAGTCGCGGATGCCGCGACGATCTCCGGTCGGTTCCCCTCGGTGCACGGATCGCCGGTGCACGTCGGCGAACCGGCGCTGCTTGGCATCAACGACCTCGCAGCCCCCGATTTTGGCGACGCGGTTCGCATCGAGCCCGGCGAGGTTCCCGTGTTCTGGGCCTGTGGTGTCACCCCGCAGGCCGCGGTCATGGCGTCGGGCGTTCCCTTCGCGGTGACCCATGCTCCCGGATACATGTTTGTAACCGACGTTGCCGACTCGACCTATCACGTCTAA
- a CDS encoding carboxyltransferase domain-containing protein, protein MRFLPVNRDAMLVELADLDDTLALLDSLNAHPIHGVEELVPAARTILVTFRPGAVSAAQIADNIRGRDLGHRTATVGQLVEIPVAYTGDDLHDVAGLLGVSADEVVAMHAGSEYTVAFTGFAPGFAYLTGGHPLLDVPRRAVPRTRIPAGAVGLAGMFSGVYPQASPGGWQIIGVTDVPMWDLAREVPALLQPGYRVKFVPVTEQIAVAAGDAQSEASTPEASTPEAKPESAVLQGLRMRATGIQTVVQDLGRPGQAGQGVSASGALDRTSLRVANRLVGNASDEACLETVDGGLRLESIGDNVVAVAGASTLLTLLAADGTKRQRRGYEPIVLEDGDQLLLSEPERGTRSYVAVRGGFDLPPILGSRATDTLANIGPAPLVPGAVIPVRQAVGGAAIEPLLTEPPQLPSAAETVTLDVVMGPRDDWFTPDAVATFGAQTWRVTAQSNRVGLRLSAEVPLERSITTELPSEGTAVGAIQVPASGQPVLFLADHPLTGGYPVIGSVATYHLNLAGQIPIGAGIRFNPISDVKDSK, encoded by the coding sequence ATGAGATTTTTGCCCGTCAATCGCGACGCGATGCTTGTTGAGCTCGCGGATCTTGACGACACCCTTGCCCTGCTTGATTCGCTCAACGCCCATCCCATCCACGGGGTCGAGGAGCTTGTCCCTGCCGCCCGCACGATCCTGGTCACGTTTCGCCCCGGTGCCGTGAGCGCCGCGCAGATTGCCGACAACATTCGAGGCCGAGACCTCGGGCATCGCACGGCAACCGTCGGGCAGCTGGTTGAGATCCCGGTGGCCTACACCGGGGATGACCTCCACGATGTTGCCGGGCTGCTTGGCGTCTCGGCAGATGAGGTCGTCGCGATGCATGCCGGTTCGGAGTACACCGTGGCATTTACCGGGTTTGCTCCTGGGTTTGCCTACCTCACAGGCGGGCATCCGCTGCTGGATGTTCCTCGCCGTGCCGTGCCGCGCACGAGGATTCCTGCGGGCGCGGTCGGCCTCGCCGGAATGTTCAGCGGGGTGTACCCCCAGGCGAGCCCTGGTGGCTGGCAGATCATCGGGGTGACTGATGTGCCGATGTGGGACCTCGCGCGCGAGGTTCCCGCGCTGTTACAGCCGGGATATCGGGTGAAGTTTGTGCCGGTAACCGAGCAGATCGCCGTGGCCGCGGGGGACGCTCAGTCAGAGGCATCCACGCCTGAGGCATCCACGCCAGAGGCGAAGCCAGAATCGGCGGTGCTGCAGGGCCTCCGGATGCGGGCGACCGGCATCCAAACCGTTGTGCAAGACCTTGGTCGACCTGGTCAGGCCGGTCAGGGAGTCTCGGCTTCCGGCGCCCTCGACCGCACCTCGCTTCGCGTTGCCAACCGTCTTGTCGGAAACGCCTCGGACGAGGCCTGCCTCGAAACCGTTGACGGCGGCCTGCGCCTTGAGAGCATCGGCGACAACGTGGTTGCGGTCGCCGGCGCGAGCACGTTGCTGACGCTTCTTGCCGCTGACGGAACAAAACGCCAACGCCGAGGGTATGAGCCCATTGTGCTTGAGGACGGCGATCAGCTGCTCCTGTCCGAGCCAGAGCGGGGCACCCGGAGCTACGTTGCCGTCCGTGGAGGCTTCGATCTGCCTCCGATTCTTGGCAGCCGCGCAACCGACACGCTTGCCAACATCGGCCCAGCGCCCCTCGTCCCCGGCGCAGTGATTCCGGTGCGGCAGGCTGTAGGCGGAGCCGCAATCGAGCCCCTGCTGACCGAACCCCCGCAGCTGCCGAGCGCGGCCGAGACCGTGACACTCGATGTGGTCATGGGCCCGCGCGACGACTGGTTCACCCCAGACGCCGTCGCCACGTTCGGCGCACAGACCTGGCGGGTGACGGCACAATCGAACCGGGTTGGGCTTCGCCTCTCCGCAGAGGTTCCCCTCGAACGGTCGATCACGACCGAGCTGCCCAGCGAGGGAACCGCCGTTGGGGCCATTCAGGTGCCGGCAAGCGGGCAGCCTGTGCTGTTCCTCGCCGATCACCCGCTGACCGGCGGTTACCCCGTGATTGGTTCTGTTGCCACGTACCACCTCAACCTCGCCGGGCAGATTCCCATCGGTGCCGGCATCCGTTTTAACCCCATCAGCGACGTGAAGGACAGCAAGTGA
- a CDS encoding biotin carboxylase N-terminal domain-containing protein: MKKVLIANRGEIATRIARACADYGVTSVAVYADVDADALHVRLADEAYGLDGDRPADSYLNIPKIIEIARRSGADAVHPGYGFLSESAEFAQAVLDAGLIWIGPSPSSIELLGDKVAARKIAERVGAPLVSGTSDPVAGADEVVAFAEEHGLPIAIKAAFGGGGRGLKVAWRMDEVAELFESAVREAVTAFGRGECFVEQFLDRPRHVEAQIIADTHGSVVVLGTRDCSLQRRNQKLVEEAPAPFLTAEQRERIHSSAKAICAEAGYVGAGTVEFLLSADGTISFLEVNTRLQVEHPVTEETTGIDIVVEQLRVADGLPLSITETPAPVGHSFEFRINAEDAGRGFLPTPGTITSFSAPSGPGVRVDSGVASGSTVPGTFDSLMAKLIVSGATREQAIARARRALREFTIEGVASVLPFHEAVMNHADFTSADSFGVHTRWIETDFAEAITIAPRVEPAAAEALTRTFVEIDGRRVQLGLPASLLSGVAVSSAQAEVAQAAPEAESDPAVVAAPITGTLLNWQVANGAAVAEGDVIAVMEAMKMETQVFAHRAGTIARLGSEADYVKAGTALARIEA, from the coding sequence GTGAAGAAAGTACTCATCGCCAACCGCGGAGAAATCGCGACGCGAATTGCGAGGGCCTGTGCCGATTACGGGGTCACCTCAGTTGCCGTCTACGCCGATGTGGATGCTGATGCCCTGCACGTGCGCCTCGCCGACGAGGCATACGGGCTCGACGGCGACCGCCCCGCCGACAGCTATCTCAACATCCCAAAGATCATCGAGATCGCGCGGCGCTCCGGCGCCGACGCGGTTCACCCCGGCTACGGGTTCCTCTCGGAGAGCGCCGAATTTGCGCAGGCCGTTCTTGACGCGGGACTCATCTGGATCGGGCCGTCACCCAGCAGCATCGAGTTGCTCGGCGACAAGGTTGCCGCCCGCAAAATCGCAGAGCGCGTTGGCGCCCCGCTGGTTTCGGGGACCTCAGACCCTGTTGCAGGAGCCGACGAGGTCGTTGCGTTCGCAGAGGAACACGGCCTGCCAATCGCGATCAAGGCAGCATTCGGCGGCGGAGGCCGGGGCCTCAAAGTCGCCTGGCGCATGGACGAGGTCGCCGAACTCTTCGAGTCAGCCGTGCGAGAAGCCGTGACCGCCTTTGGCCGTGGCGAATGCTTCGTTGAGCAGTTCCTCGACCGCCCCCGCCACGTCGAGGCGCAGATCATCGCAGACACTCACGGAAGCGTCGTGGTGCTTGGCACGCGCGACTGCTCGCTGCAGCGCCGCAACCAGAAGCTGGTCGAGGAGGCGCCGGCGCCGTTCCTGACCGCCGAGCAGCGCGAGCGCATCCACAGCTCGGCGAAGGCCATCTGCGCAGAGGCCGGCTACGTTGGCGCCGGAACGGTTGAGTTTCTGCTGAGCGCCGACGGCACCATCTCGTTCCTTGAGGTCAATACGCGCCTGCAGGTTGAGCATCCCGTAACCGAAGAGACCACCGGAATCGACATCGTCGTTGAGCAGCTGCGCGTAGCCGACGGCCTTCCGCTCTCGATCACCGAAACGCCAGCGCCAGTTGGGCACTCGTTTGAGTTCCGGATCAATGCGGAGGATGCCGGCCGCGGCTTCCTGCCAACCCCGGGAACCATCACCTCGTTTTCCGCGCCCTCCGGCCCCGGCGTTCGAGTCGACTCTGGTGTGGCATCGGGTTCGACGGTTCCTGGAACCTTTGACTCGCTCATGGCGAAGCTCATCGTGTCTGGTGCGACGCGGGAACAGGCCATTGCGCGCGCCCGAAGGGCCCTTCGCGAGTTCACAATCGAGGGTGTTGCGTCGGTACTGCCCTTCCACGAGGCCGTCATGAACCATGCCGACTTCACGTCTGCCGACTCATTCGGCGTACACACCCGCTGGATCGAGACGGATTTTGCGGAGGCCATCACCATTGCGCCTCGGGTTGAGCCCGCGGCAGCGGAGGCCCTCACCCGCACGTTTGTTGAGATCGACGGGCGGCGGGTACAGCTTGGGCTGCCAGCTTCGTTGCTGAGCGGCGTAGCGGTCTCCTCGGCTCAGGCTGAGGTCGCTCAGGCGGCACCAGAAGCCGAGTCTGACCCGGCAGTTGTTGCCGCCCCCATCACCGGAACGCTGCTTAACTGGCAGGTTGCCAACGGTGCGGCGGTTGCCGAGGGCGACGTTATTGCGGTCATGGAAGCCATGAAGATGGAGACGCAGGTCTTTGCCCACCGAGCCGGAACGATCGCCCGCCTCGGATCTGAAGCCGACTACGTGAAGGCCGGCACGGCCCTCGCCCGAATCGAGGCGTAG
- a CDS encoding rhodanese-related sulfurtransferase, producing MATPKILLYYVFAPIADPEAIRLWQRELCDSLGLRGRIIISKDGLNGTVGGEIDACKLYLRRTKEHPAFANLDVKWSDGTGFLPEPEQKLLGRSRQAPWRISTDFPRLSVKVRDEIVSFGAPEELVVDNAGVVGGGTKLKPQELHDLMERKGDEVVFFDGRNAFEAEIGRFKDAVVPDVATTHDFVRELDSGKYDHLKDKPVVTYCTGGIRCEVLSGLMKSRGFDEIYQIDGGIVRYGETFGDSGLWEGSLYVFDDRVSMDFSDNTKVIGRCYRCETPTKNMHNCVEPSCREQLVVCEAHEAQTTCEAHVAVLG from the coding sequence ATGGCCACCCCCAAAATCTTGTTGTACTACGTATTTGCGCCCATCGCCGACCCAGAAGCTATCCGCCTCTGGCAGCGCGAACTGTGCGATTCCCTTGGCCTGCGCGGCCGAATCATCATCTCAAAAGACGGGCTCAACGGCACGGTCGGCGGAGAAATCGACGCGTGCAAGCTCTACCTGCGCCGCACGAAAGAGCACCCCGCGTTTGCCAACCTCGACGTGAAGTGGAGCGACGGCACCGGCTTCCTTCCAGAGCCAGAGCAGAAGCTGCTCGGCCGCAGCCGTCAGGCTCCGTGGCGCATCAGCACCGATTTTCCTCGCCTCAGCGTGAAGGTCCGCGACGAGATCGTAAGCTTCGGCGCACCAGAAGAGCTCGTCGTTGACAACGCTGGGGTTGTTGGCGGCGGCACCAAGCTCAAGCCGCAAGAGCTGCACGACCTCATGGAGCGCAAGGGCGACGAGGTGGTCTTCTTCGACGGCCGCAACGCGTTTGAGGCCGAGATCGGCCGGTTTAAAGATGCCGTCGTGCCAGACGTCGCCACAACGCACGACTTCGTGCGCGAGCTCGACAGCGGCAAGTACGACCACCTCAAGGACAAGCCCGTTGTCACGTACTGCACCGGCGGCATCCGCTGCGAGGTCCTGAGCGGGCTCATGAAAAGCCGCGGCTTCGACGAGATCTACCAGATCGACGGCGGCATCGTGCGCTACGGCGAGACCTTTGGCGACAGCGGTCTCTGGGAGGGTTCGCTGTACGTCTTCGACGACCGGGTTTCGATGGATTTCAGCGACAACACCAAGGTCATCGGCCGCTGCTACCGCTGCGAAACCCCAACGAAGAACATGCACAACTGCGTCGAGCCGAGCTGCCGCGAGCAGCTGGTCGTCTGCGAGGCGCACGAGGCACAGACCACGTGCGAGGCTCATGTGGCCGTGCTCGGCTAG
- a CDS encoding methionine ABC transporter ATP-binding protein has protein sequence MIQLRNVTKVYTRAKKTITALDGINLQIDKGDIFGVIGYSGAGKSTLIRLINYLERPTSGDVEVDGLVLGDRSPSQLREVKREIGMIFQHFNLLESRTVSHNVGMPLILAGKPKHEVEARVAELLAFVGLEDRGASYPSELSGGQKQRVGIARALASNPKILLCDEATSALDPETTRSILALLQRINRELNITIVLITHEMSVIQEICNRVAVMENGHIVEEGRALDIFLRPGHQTTRNFVRTIMSIDDEPVAQVDGERVVRLEVLGDALGEPFIDRLKPDFGLRTHIERANTVYVQQTKILVLVLRLSGEPGAIDAGIAYLESAGITVLEESADV, from the coding sequence TTGATTCAGCTTCGCAATGTAACGAAGGTGTACACGCGCGCCAAAAAGACCATCACCGCCCTTGACGGCATCAACCTCCAGATCGATAAGGGCGATATCTTTGGCGTGATCGGTTACAGCGGTGCCGGAAAGAGCACGCTCATCCGACTCATCAACTACCTCGAACGCCCAACAAGCGGCGACGTTGAGGTCGACGGCCTTGTGCTCGGCGACCGTTCCCCGTCGCAGCTGCGAGAGGTCAAACGCGAGATCGGGATGATCTTCCAGCACTTCAACCTGCTTGAGTCTCGCACGGTCAGCCACAACGTTGGGATGCCGCTCATCCTCGCCGGCAAGCCGAAGCACGAGGTCGAGGCCCGCGTCGCCGAACTGCTGGCGTTTGTTGGGCTTGAAGACCGCGGCGCAAGCTACCCAAGCGAGCTGTCAGGCGGGCAGAAGCAGCGCGTCGGCATCGCGCGTGCCCTCGCCTCAAACCCCAAGATTCTGCTGTGCGACGAGGCCACCTCGGCGCTCGACCCCGAGACAACCCGCTCCATCCTTGCCCTGCTGCAGCGCATCAACCGCGAGCTCAACATCACGATTGTGCTCATCACGCACGAGATGTCGGTCATCCAGGAGATCTGCAACCGGGTCGCGGTCATGGAAAACGGCCACATCGTTGAGGAAGGCAGGGCGCTCGATATCTTCCTGCGCCCCGGACACCAAACCACCCGCAACTTTGTGCGCACCATCATGTCGATCGATGACGAGCCCGTCGCCCAGGTAGACGGCGAACGCGTCGTGCGGCTTGAGGTGCTTGGGGACGCACTCGGCGAGCCGTTCATTGACCGCCTGAAGCCAGACTTTGGGCTGCGCACACACATCGAACGCGCAAACACCGTCTACGTGCAGCAGACGAAAATTCTTGTGCTTGTGCTGCGGCTGAGCGGCGAGCCCGGCGCGATTGACGCCGGCATCGCCTACCTCGAATCCGCTGGCATCACCGTGCTGGAGGAGAGCGCCGATGTTTAA
- a CDS encoding methionine ABC transporter permease yields MFNTQVTLEQFLTSIAQTGQLLGVSFVGGVLIGLPLGILLVATRPGGITPNKAVYNIANPVVNIVRSVPFIILMVAIIPFTRLIVGTSIGTTAAIVPLILYIGPFIARLVENSLLEVDRGIVEAAESMGASPFQIIWRFLLPEATSSLILSMTTAIIGLLGATAMAGVVGGGGIGDLAIVFGYQRFDTFVMVVTVAILVIFVQGMQSFGNFAARRVRRD; encoded by the coding sequence ATGTTTAACACGCAGGTCACCCTCGAACAGTTCCTGACGAGCATCGCCCAGACGGGTCAGCTGCTTGGCGTCTCCTTTGTTGGCGGCGTGCTGATCGGGCTTCCTCTCGGTATTTTGCTCGTCGCGACCAGGCCAGGCGGCATTACGCCCAACAAGGCCGTCTACAACATCGCGAACCCGGTCGTGAACATCGTGCGGTCCGTGCCGTTCATCATCCTCATGGTGGCGATCATCCCCTTCACCAGGTTGATTGTTGGGACGTCGATCGGGACAACGGCCGCGATCGTTCCGCTCATCCTCTACATCGGGCCGTTCATCGCCAGGCTTGTAGAGAACTCCCTGCTTGAGGTCGACCGCGGCATCGTGGAGGCGGCCGAATCGATGGGCGCTTCGCCGTTCCAAATCATCTGGCGCTTCCTGCTGCCGGAGGCCACAAGCTCGCTCATCCTCTCGATGACCACCGCCATCATTGGGCTGCTCGGCGCGACGGCCATGGCCGGAGTTGTTGGCGGCGGTGGCATCGGCGACCTTGCAATCGTCTTCGGCTATCAGCGGTTCGATACCTTTGTGATGGTTGTCACCGTCGCTATCCTTGTCATCTTTGTGCAGGGAATGCAGAGCTTTGGCAACTTTGCGGCCCGCCGCGTTCGCCGCGACTAA
- a CDS encoding MetQ/NlpA family ABC transporter substrate-binding protein has protein sequence MIKKRMLLLGTALSAVLALGLTACAPAANDDAAGGDSKTIRVGFGVGLYEQMFRDGILPILEDEGYDVKITSFSQNLQLNPAMKEGSLDLTIFQNTSYMDSVGAELGSDMSRLNFIPSAPQGLYSDKFKSLDDVKDGATVTVPQDPATLHRAMALLESIGWVKTNPDADVATFSLNDVTENKYNLEWKSLDLAQALTSLADVDFAVINGNYITTSDRLISSALAVEKTMDEQTQLITSVLTKDLDTDWAKDVASAYDSQEFREYVEGDDTYVGWVMPPNWK, from the coding sequence GTGATCAAGAAACGAATGCTCCTGCTCGGAACCGCCCTCAGCGCGGTGCTGGCCCTCGGCCTCACCGCCTGCGCGCCGGCCGCAAACGATGACGCGGCCGGCGGCGACAGCAAGACGATCCGCGTCGGCTTCGGCGTCGGGCTGTACGAGCAGATGTTCCGCGACGGCATCCTTCCGATTCTGGAAGACGAAGGCTACGACGTCAAAATCACGTCGTTCTCGCAGAACCTGCAGCTGAACCCAGCCATGAAGGAAGGATCGCTCGACCTTACGATCTTCCAGAACACCTCGTACATGGACTCGGTTGGTGCCGAGCTTGGCAGCGACATGTCGCGCCTCAACTTCATCCCGTCGGCGCCGCAGGGGCTGTACTCCGATAAGTTCAAGTCGCTCGATGACGTCAAGGACGGCGCAACCGTGACGGTTCCCCAGGACCCGGCAACGCTGCACCGCGCCATGGCCTTGCTTGAGAGCATCGGCTGGGTCAAGACCAACCCTGACGCCGACGTTGCCACGTTCAGCCTCAACGACGTGACCGAAAATAAGTACAACCTCGAGTGGAAGTCGCTCGACCTCGCGCAGGCGCTCACCTCGCTTGCCGACGTCGACTTTGCGGTCATCAATGGCAACTACATCACCACCTCCGACCGCCTGATCTCCTCGGCCCTCGCGGTCGAGAAGACCATGGACGAGCAGACGCAGCTCATCACCTCTGTGCTCACCAAGGATCTTGATACCGACTGGGCAAAGGATGTTGCCTCGGCGTACGACTCTCAGGAGTTCCGCGAATATGTCGAGGGTGACGACACCTACGTCGGTTGGGTCATGCCGCCCAACTGGAAGTAG